A DNA window from Mucilaginibacter xinganensis contains the following coding sequences:
- a CDS encoding DUF6734 family protein, whose protein sequence is MKILQTFWSGPADKANQNLLSTKAGWLSCEYHWMSWALSCLQAKSVFGDVNLVTDEKGKQILIDQLELPYSTVSVSLEGTLDNYHPALFSLAKIHTYGTQAEPFLHLDGDVFLWQKPDADFMNSRLLAQNLDKNLEFYPYTLNQINQHFTFVPPVLQRQHYENKDVYGSNAGLIGGSDLDFFRWYSREAFDFIDKNKDNLNKVNTGSLNFIFEQYLFCQLAAENRIPVTYYRPMVDDPVFKDYIKFEDHPNVAMVHPVGNFKKYHHVCDHVARTLRSDYPDYYYRIIDLVRSEGLSMRSAIYYSPLLKLTELAQQNPGKAVESSFLRTNAAIDYLNKKDPQNQIAGLNSNAPPAEFIKNVKLRVSEASDCDCLLEIFGLESAANELLEKLYTDEATVTNLYKADRENYSNIRNVFSLPDDELLQIKIGLPIHYKLLNHSLNWKLDYKEQVHALIQRNFNTEKAVCPMLLLPSELEGGVKEYYLDELDMIVFDTVKDVFTIANLLIELKTHFSSEEIEEDYLSFKQLIISTIKGLLYAGVVEIKI, encoded by the coding sequence ATGAAAATTTTGCAAACCTTTTGGAGCGGCCCTGCTGATAAAGCTAACCAAAACCTGTTAAGCACTAAAGCGGGCTGGCTATCATGCGAGTATCATTGGATGAGCTGGGCCCTGAGTTGCCTGCAGGCCAAAAGTGTTTTTGGTGACGTTAACCTGGTGACCGATGAAAAAGGGAAACAAATTTTAATTGATCAGTTGGAATTGCCTTATTCCACCGTGTCTGTTAGTTTGGAGGGAACGCTTGATAATTATCATCCCGCTTTGTTTTCGCTGGCGAAAATCCATACTTATGGTACTCAAGCGGAACCTTTTCTGCATTTGGACGGCGATGTTTTTTTGTGGCAGAAGCCAGATGCTGATTTTATGAATTCACGCCTGCTGGCTCAAAATCTTGACAAAAACCTGGAGTTCTATCCTTATACATTGAACCAGATAAATCAGCATTTTACTTTTGTCCCCCCTGTTTTACAAAGGCAGCACTATGAAAATAAGGATGTGTATGGAAGTAATGCAGGCTTAATAGGAGGCAGTGATCTTGATTTTTTTAGATGGTACAGCCGCGAGGCTTTTGATTTTATAGATAAAAATAAAGATAACCTGAATAAGGTGAATACCGGCAGCTTAAACTTTATTTTTGAGCAATACCTGTTTTGCCAGCTTGCAGCCGAAAACAGGATCCCGGTTACGTACTACCGGCCCATGGTGGATGATCCTGTATTTAAGGACTATATTAAATTTGAGGATCATCCAAACGTAGCCATGGTGCACCCGGTTGGCAATTTTAAAAAATACCATCACGTATGTGATCACGTTGCCAGGACATTGAGGAGCGATTATCCTGATTATTACTACCGGATAATTGATCTGGTCAGATCTGAAGGGCTAAGTATGCGGTCGGCCATATATTACTCCCCGTTGTTGAAGCTGACGGAATTGGCACAGCAGAATCCGGGAAAAGCTGTCGAATCATCTTTTTTGCGGACAAATGCAGCAATCGATTATCTGAATAAAAAAGATCCGCAAAATCAAATAGCAGGTCTTAACAGCAATGCCCCTCCTGCTGAATTTATAAAGAATGTTAAGTTACGAGTATCCGAAGCTTCCGATTGCGATTGCCTGCTGGAGATATTCGGGTTGGAATCAGCAGCAAACGAGCTATTGGAAAAGCTATACACTGATGAAGCGACAGTAACCAACCTTTATAAAGCCGACCGCGAAAATTATAGCAACATTCGAAACGTTTTCTCATTGCCGGATGATGAATTACTCCAAATTAAGATTGGATTGCCGATACATTACAAATTGCTTAACCATAGCCTGAACTGGAAGCTGGACTATAAAGAACAGGTGCATGCACTGATACAAAGGAATTTTAATACGGAAAAGGCGGTGTGCCCGATGTTGCTCCTGCCGTCGGAGTTAGAGGGCGGTGTTAAGGAGTATTATTTGGATGAGCTGGACATGATTGTTTTTGATACCGTAAAGGACGTTTTTACGATAGCCAATTTGTTAATTGAATTGAAAACGCATTTTTCTTCGGAGGAAATAGAAGAAGATTATTTATCCTTTAAACAGTTGATAATTAGTACGATTAAAGGGTTGCTTTATGCGGGTGTGGTTGAAATTAAAATTTAG